In the genome of Massilia sp. PAMC28688, one region contains:
- a CDS encoding PH domain-containing protein, whose protein sequence is MFKKLAAEALGISDMGVIVGPADYSKVDADDYLFGEDGEQIFFLIKSKKDEYCFTNLALIHVDGDSAVSSKRSIKRYDYAANQITNVKIETAGTMDMDIELKFNLENTVFSIDVKKAFIEQLKDIYKALITIGKQQQRDAVCRNNALRALDAVASVHKLNLAPGEGGLVTQYSELLKALNTAMFDTHTKRDFSDVFTKYIHN, encoded by the coding sequence ATGTTCAAGAAACTGGCAGCAGAAGCACTGGGCATCAGCGATATGGGCGTCATTGTCGGGCCGGCCGATTACAGTAAGGTCGATGCCGACGATTACCTGTTTGGCGAAGATGGCGAACAGATTTTTTTCCTCATCAAGAGCAAAAAGGATGAGTACTGCTTCACCAACCTCGCGCTGATCCATGTGGACGGCGACTCGGCGGTGTCGTCCAAGCGTTCCATCAAGCGCTACGACTATGCTGCCAACCAGATCACCAACGTCAAGATCGAGACGGCCGGTACCATGGACATGGATATCGAGCTCAAGTTCAACCTGGAAAACACGGTGTTCTCGATCGACGTCAAGAAAGCCTTTATCGAACAGCTCAAGGATATCTACAAGGCCCTGATCACCATCGGCAAGCAGCAGCAGCGCGACGCCGTCTGCCGCAACAATGCCCTGCGCGCGCTGGACGCGGTGGCTTCGGTGCACAAGCTCAACCTGGCCCCCGGCGAAGGCGGACTGGTCACGCAGTATTCCGAACTGCTGAAGGCCCTGAACACGGCCATGTTCGACACCCACACCAAGCGTGACTTCAGCGACGTGTTCACCAAATACATCCATAACTAA
- a CDS encoding energy transducer TonB — translation MKTTVLTLSILASTHAFSAPGTIGAADCLIVNPHPVPKERVQWSGGCKDGFAHGEGGLEWFVNNELRSYYKGTLVRGRKHGHGYRKVGEGEEYEGEFVDDKREGKGAMLRRGGDSYQGQWQAGEPHGTGTAVFGLGGRYEGQWRNGMPHGQGKATYAGGQVIEGVFVNGVPQGSQERGMPERESKHVLKEDYAKWNTWFKADAATGNIPFDKSYHQMTRDQQLLVNDSYKMLYEGDEPPYPARGLKEIFVSFHKLAYMSQNTGLLHMDVLVDSQGNAESVTVYAMPHPDMKMLAAQIVMEEKYKPAMCSGKPCAMAFPYKVNFELEW, via the coding sequence GTGAAAACCACTGTTCTTACCCTGTCCATCCTCGCTTCAACGCACGCCTTCTCGGCGCCGGGCACTATCGGCGCTGCCGACTGTCTCATTGTGAACCCTCATCCGGTGCCCAAGGAACGGGTGCAGTGGAGCGGCGGGTGCAAAGATGGTTTCGCCCATGGAGAAGGCGGCCTTGAATGGTTCGTCAACAATGAATTGCGTTCCTATTACAAGGGAACGCTGGTTCGCGGCCGCAAGCACGGGCACGGCTACCGCAAGGTAGGGGAAGGTGAAGAGTACGAAGGCGAATTCGTCGACGACAAGCGCGAAGGCAAGGGCGCCATGCTGCGCCGGGGCGGCGATAGCTATCAAGGCCAGTGGCAAGCCGGCGAGCCACACGGCACCGGCACTGCCGTGTTCGGTCTGGGCGGCCGCTATGAAGGACAGTGGCGCAATGGCATGCCCCACGGCCAAGGGAAGGCCACTTACGCTGGTGGCCAGGTGATAGAAGGCGTCTTTGTCAACGGTGTGCCGCAGGGCAGCCAGGAACGGGGAATGCCGGAACGGGAGAGCAAACACGTCCTGAAAGAGGACTATGCAAAATGGAACACCTGGTTCAAGGCTGATGCTGCTACGGGGAATATTCCTTTCGATAAGTCCTATCATCAGATGACCAGGGATCAGCAACTGCTGGTCAATGACAGCTACAAAATGCTGTATGAAGGTGATGAACCACCGTACCCTGCGCGCGGTCTGAAGGAAATTTTCGTTTCATTTCACAAGCTGGCTTATATGTCACAAAATACAGGTTTGCTGCACATGGACGTGCTCGTGGACAGCCAAGGCAATGCAGAGTCGGTGACGGTCTACGCAATGCCGCATCCCGACATGAAAATGCTTGCTGCCCAGATCGTGATGGAAGAAAAATACAAGCCTGCCATGTGTTCAGGAAAACCGTGCGCCATGGCCTTTCCGTACAAAGTCAACTTCGAGCTGGAGTGGTAG
- a CDS encoding protein-disulfide reductase DsbD: MFLNTVRWLIATVLLGAQAGAAAQDSPERARTDQVAVRLISEMATVAPGQTVHLGLEQKIIPNWHTYWKNPGDSGTSTSVEWTVPAGVTAGELIWPAPSRFDLGPITNYGYADHVVLLATLTVPASQPIGSTIPVQAKASWLVCEESCIPQEATLKIALPVAAAAVASSEQKPIIDAARAKIPVPVSWPATYQRVDGKLQAQLAMPAQVGPFSTAQLVQQHTLRFYPADWGTAAHNAAQTFKLDGQSLTIALTPGETPPAAGSAVRGVLVAEEKNGTPGHAAIVYSAELGANAPAMPAMPATQATLGAPATGDENITLWHALLLAFAGGVVLNLMPCVFPVLSIKALGLLKHSDLSSAQKRAQGVAYTIGVLASFTVLALALIIIKNLGTQVGWGFQFQSPYFVLGVAYLIFVVGLSLSGVFALGGPANLGAGLAERGGYSGSFFTGVLATIVATPCTAPFMGAALGFALAQPSLVLWLVFMALGLGLALPYMLVSAWPALHRVLPRPGVWMERLKQALAFPMYGAAVWLVWVLAQQAGVNAVPLALGGMIMLALIAWLYDSTRTTSGATRMVANGVLLAAALATVGVSFQAVQALSAAPAQLARGGATQDWEAYSPPRLAQLREQGKPVFINLTAAWCITCLVNEKVALNQPAFKELLLQEGITYLKGDWTNQDPQISALLKQYGRSGVPLYLFYPSGAGSEALVLPQILTQDIVSTALRSR, from the coding sequence ATGTTCCTCAATACCGTCCGCTGGCTGATCGCCACTGTCCTGCTGGGTGCGCAGGCCGGCGCCGCCGCCCAGGACTCGCCCGAGCGCGCCCGCACCGACCAGGTGGCGGTGCGCCTGATCAGCGAAATGGCCACCGTGGCGCCGGGACAGACCGTCCACCTCGGTCTGGAACAGAAGATCATTCCGAACTGGCATACCTACTGGAAGAACCCGGGCGATTCCGGCACCAGCACCAGCGTCGAATGGACAGTGCCCGCTGGCGTCACGGCCGGTGAACTGATCTGGCCGGCGCCGAGCCGCTTTGACCTGGGGCCCATCACCAATTACGGTTACGCCGACCATGTCGTGCTGCTGGCGACGTTGACAGTACCGGCGTCGCAACCCATCGGCAGCACCATCCCGGTCCAGGCCAAGGCAAGCTGGCTCGTATGCGAAGAAAGCTGCATTCCGCAGGAAGCCACGCTCAAGATCGCGCTCCCGGTGGCCGCCGCCGCCGTGGCCAGCAGCGAACAGAAACCAATCATCGACGCGGCCCGTGCGAAGATTCCCGTGCCGGTCAGCTGGCCCGCCACCTACCAGCGTGTGGACGGCAAGCTGCAGGCGCAGCTGGCCATGCCCGCACAGGTGGGGCCTTTCAGCACAGCGCAGCTGGTGCAGCAGCATACGCTGCGCTTTTATCCCGCTGACTGGGGCACGGCCGCGCACAATGCGGCCCAGACCTTCAAGCTCGATGGCCAGAGCCTGACCATCGCCTTGACGCCCGGCGAAACGCCGCCGGCGGCTGGCAGTGCGGTGCGCGGGGTGCTGGTGGCCGAAGAGAAGAACGGAACTCCGGGCCATGCGGCCATTGTGTATTCGGCCGAACTGGGCGCGAACGCGCCTGCCATGCCCGCCATGCCCGCAACTCAGGCCACCCTGGGCGCGCCCGCTACCGGCGACGAGAACATCACCTTGTGGCACGCGCTGCTGCTGGCCTTTGCCGGCGGCGTGGTGCTCAACCTCATGCCTTGCGTGTTTCCGGTGCTGTCCATCAAGGCGCTCGGCCTGCTCAAGCATTCCGATCTGAGCAGTGCCCAGAAACGCGCCCAGGGCGTGGCCTACACCATCGGCGTGCTGGCCAGCTTCACCGTGCTGGCACTGGCGCTGATCATCATCAAGAACCTTGGCACCCAGGTAGGCTGGGGCTTCCAGTTCCAGTCGCCGTATTTCGTGCTCGGCGTGGCATACCTGATCTTTGTCGTGGGCCTGAGCCTGTCGGGCGTGTTTGCACTGGGCGGCCCGGCCAACCTCGGCGCCGGGCTCGCAGAGCGTGGCGGCTACAGCGGCAGTTTCTTCACGGGCGTGCTTGCCACCATCGTTGCCACGCCATGCACGGCGCCCTTCATGGGTGCGGCGCTCGGCTTTGCCCTGGCCCAGCCATCGCTGGTACTGTGGCTGGTTTTCATGGCACTGGGCCTGGGCCTTGCCCTGCCGTACATGCTGGTCAGCGCCTGGCCCGCGCTGCACCGTGTCCTGCCCCGGCCGGGCGTCTGGATGGAGCGGCTCAAGCAGGCGCTGGCCTTTCCCATGTATGGCGCCGCGGTGTGGCTGGTGTGGGTGCTGGCGCAGCAGGCGGGCGTTAATGCGGTGCCGCTGGCGCTGGGCGGCATGATCATGCTGGCACTGATCGCGTGGCTGTACGACAGCACGCGCACCACCAGCGGCGCCACCCGCATGGTGGCCAATGGCGTGCTGCTGGCGGCGGCCCTGGCAACGGTGGGCGTGAGCTTTCAGGCGGTCCAGGCCCTGTCGGCCGCGCCTGCCCAGCTGGCCCGGGGCGGCGCCACACAGGACTGGGAAGCGTATTCGCCGCCGCGCCTGGCGCAGCTGCGCGAACAGGGCAAGCCCGTTTTCATCAATCTGACTGCGGCATGGTGCATCACCTGCCTGGTCAATGAAAAGGTGGCGCTGAACCAGCCCGCCTTCAAGGAACTGCTGCTGCAGGAAGGCATTACGTATCTGAAGGGCGACTGGACCAACCAGGACCCGCAGATCAGCGCCCTGCTCAAGCAGTATGGCCGCAGCGGCGTGCCGCTGTACCTGTTTTACCCATCCGGTGCGGGATCGGAGGCGCTTGTGCTGCCGCAGATTCTGACGCAGGATATTGTCAGCACGGCGCTGCGGTCCAGATAG
- a CDS encoding AraC family transcriptional regulator codes for MSTAFAMPGLSEALITMSERQLFASRDLAQTRSLVGTVMKPHDLQVRGSGQQVNARMHHMAFGGVSLNRLKYGADVEIEPGPLGDFYLVQMPLDGHALITSGTQRVGSNPDVASVLSPCDSTVMHWSGDCDQLMVRIDRLLVDRAAGALSGRLEPETIRFQLGFRWRECPPWRCLVQYLNDCASHPFDPCQYRLLVAHLEQMVVATLLAAQPHDMRQPDTVRCTAVLPRHVKRVQEFLRANAGEPVSADQMALVAGVSLRSLYAGFKEYCGVSPMQYLRTLRLDGARQALLSEPNCHIATIAMRWGFAHLGRFSVEYKERFGESPSQSLRRR; via the coding sequence ATGTCCACCGCGTTCGCCATGCCGGGCCTGTCCGAGGCATTGATCACGATGTCTGAGCGGCAACTGTTCGCCTCGCGTGATCTGGCGCAGACGCGCAGCCTGGTGGGAACAGTGATGAAGCCGCACGATCTGCAAGTGCGCGGCAGCGGACAACAGGTCAACGCACGAATGCATCACATGGCGTTCGGCGGCGTTTCGCTCAACCGCCTCAAGTATGGCGCCGATGTGGAAATCGAACCCGGTCCGCTGGGCGACTTTTACCTCGTCCAAATGCCCCTTGATGGCCACGCCCTCATTACCAGCGGCACGCAGCGCGTCGGCTCAAATCCTGATGTTGCGTCCGTACTCAGCCCCTGCGACTCGACCGTGATGCACTGGAGCGGGGACTGCGACCAGTTGATGGTGCGCATCGACCGCCTGCTGGTCGATCGTGCGGCCGGTGCCCTGAGTGGACGGCTTGAACCTGAAACAATCCGCTTTCAGCTGGGCTTTCGCTGGCGCGAGTGTCCGCCCTGGCGCTGCCTGGTGCAATACCTGAACGATTGCGCCAGCCACCCCTTCGATCCCTGCCAGTATCGCCTGCTGGTGGCGCACCTCGAACAAATGGTGGTGGCCACGCTGCTGGCCGCGCAGCCGCACGACATGCGCCAGCCGGACACGGTCCGCTGCACGGCAGTGCTGCCGCGCCATGTCAAGCGTGTCCAGGAATTCCTGCGCGCCAATGCGGGTGAACCCGTCAGTGCCGACCAGATGGCATTGGTGGCCGGTGTGAGCCTGCGCAGCCTGTATGCGGGATTCAAGGAGTATTGCGGCGTCAGTCCCATGCAGTATCTGCGCACGCTGCGCCTGGACGGGGCGCGCCAGGCCCTGCTCAGCGAACCGAACTGTCACATCGCCACCATTGCCATGCGCTGGGGCTTCGCCCACCTTGGCCGCTTCAGCGTGGAATACAAGGAGCGCTTCGGCGAAAGTCCCAGCCAGAGCCTGCGCCGGCGCTGA
- a CDS encoding DUF6404 family protein, translated as MANSRKIESYKQYMAANGVAESTAFPPAWQMLWSMGVKAPPPPFLGFVPLVLISGGFFGPVFGIGAWLLGNRGIREMPANEALWVALITGTAFGLIMATYYRHMARKHRLGSWSAFSG; from the coding sequence ATGGCAAATTCCAGAAAGATCGAAAGCTACAAGCAATACATGGCGGCGAACGGCGTCGCTGAGTCCACGGCGTTTCCGCCTGCCTGGCAGATGCTGTGGTCGATGGGGGTGAAGGCGCCGCCTCCTCCCTTCCTCGGCTTCGTACCGCTTGTTCTGATCAGTGGCGGTTTTTTCGGGCCGGTCTTCGGGATTGGGGCTTGGCTCCTTGGCAATCGCGGTATCCGGGAAATGCCGGCCAACGAAGCACTCTGGGTCGCGCTCATCACTGGCACTGCATTCGGCTTGATCATGGCCACTTACTATCGTCACATGGCGCGCAAGCATCGGTTGGGGTCCTGGTCTGCGTTTTCGGGCTGA
- a CDS encoding DUF1176 domain-containing protein → MNPCRLGLAALATLLIAPAGAAQPAGMAFSHLDWELACDNTRTCRAAGYQRDDSGNDGKPLPPVSILLTRHAGPRTAVLAELQLRSQEGDEFDTDALRRLSLAMMINGRPLGQVVLKHDKGTLQLTPAQTAALLAALPGSARIAWSDGRTSWTLSHAGDHGAAAARVVAARKEC, encoded by the coding sequence GTGAACCCCTGCAGACTCGGCCTTGCAGCGCTGGCCACGCTGTTGATCGCCCCCGCTGGCGCAGCGCAGCCGGCGGGCATGGCGTTTTCCCACCTGGACTGGGAGCTTGCCTGCGACAACACGCGCACCTGCCGCGCCGCGGGCTACCAGCGCGACGACAGTGGCAATGACGGCAAGCCCCTGCCGCCGGTTTCCATCCTGCTGACGCGCCACGCGGGGCCACGCACTGCCGTGCTGGCAGAACTGCAGCTGCGCAGTCAGGAAGGCGACGAGTTCGATACCGACGCCCTGCGCAGGCTTTCCCTGGCGATGATGATCAATGGCAGGCCGCTGGGCCAAGTGGTGCTCAAGCACGACAAGGGGACCCTGCAATTGACGCCGGCGCAGACGGCTGCCTTGCTCGCCGCCCTCCCCGGGTCCGCCAGGATCGCATGGTCAGACGGGAGAACGTCCTGGACACTATCCCACGCTGGTGACCACGGTGCGGCGGCCGCCCGGGTAGTTGCGGCGCGAAAAGAGTGCTAA
- a CDS encoding SDR family NAD(P)-dependent oxidoreductase translates to MNAFDQRCALVTGASSGIGLATAQALLAHGARRVYLVGRNADRLHSAAHALGAGAVALPGDVTNLADLERIREAIAARGDRLDVLFANAGVAVNNHMGATTVAEYASIFETNVMGVFFTVQAMLPVLADGASIVLNASVAGLKGMPNLSLYNASKAAVRSFARSWSVDLKPRAIRVNAISPGVTHTPILEHGLGMNAQAVVSLQEMLAATTPSGRMAQAEEIAAAVLFLASHAASYVNGAELCVDGGLAQV, encoded by the coding sequence ATGAATGCATTTGATCAGCGCTGCGCCCTTGTAACGGGTGCTTCCTCGGGCATCGGCCTGGCTACCGCGCAGGCCCTGCTGGCCCATGGCGCGCGCCGCGTGTACCTGGTTGGCCGCAATGCCGACCGCCTGCACTCGGCGGCCCATGCACTGGGCGCGGGTGCAGTGGCCCTTCCCGGCGACGTGACAAACCTGGCAGACCTGGAGCGCATCCGGGAAGCAATCGCGGCCAGGGGCGACCGGCTGGATGTGCTGTTTGCCAACGCGGGCGTGGCCGTGAACAACCACATGGGCGCAACCACTGTTGCCGAATACGCGAGCATTTTCGAGACCAACGTGATGGGCGTCTTCTTTACCGTGCAGGCCATGCTGCCAGTGCTTGCCGATGGCGCCAGCATTGTGCTCAATGCTTCCGTTGCCGGCCTCAAGGGTATGCCCAACCTGTCGCTGTACAACGCCTCCAAGGCGGCGGTGCGCTCGTTTGCGCGCTCGTGGTCGGTGGACTTGAAGCCGCGCGCCATCCGTGTCAATGCCATCAGTCCCGGCGTCACGCACACGCCGATCCTCGAGCATGGCCTCGGTATGAACGCGCAGGCAGTGGTATCCCTGCAAGAGATGCTGGCCGCCACCACGCCATCGGGCCGCATGGCCCAGGCCGAGGAAATCGCGGCGGCTGTCCTGTTTCTGGCTTCCCACGCCGCCAGTTACGTCAATGGTGCGGAACTGTGCGTCGACGGCGGGCTGGCGCAAGTCTAG
- a CDS encoding TerB family tellurite resistance protein — protein sequence MRSYPPDSPQAVSRLLALTVIIDGGGSPSEIAATYKLSILGHAGIEEDMFDQVLREMSGDLPTTPDGLVKLETAMIDQCLAEIVRPELRLSVWKAMWQLVYADEHFADAEVALLQRATDTWKIDAGVEGAGLGAPTRIRVR from the coding sequence ATGCGCTCCTACCCGCCCGATAGCCCGCAGGCCGTTTCCCGATTGCTTGCCTTGACCGTCATTATCGACGGCGGAGGATCGCCCTCCGAAATCGCCGCCACTTACAAGTTGAGCATACTTGGCCATGCCGGGATAGAAGAAGACATGTTCGATCAGGTCCTTCGGGAAATGTCCGGCGATCTTCCGACCACCCCTGACGGTCTGGTCAAGTTAGAGACTGCCATGATCGATCAATGCCTGGCCGAAATTGTCCGGCCGGAGCTTCGCCTGAGCGTATGGAAGGCGATGTGGCAGCTGGTGTACGCAGATGAACATTTTGCCGATGCCGAGGTTGCGCTACTTCAACGGGCAACGGACACGTGGAAAATCGATGCGGGCGTTGAGGGGGCAGGCCTGGGAGCTCCGACCAGGATCCGGGTTCGATAA
- a CDS encoding M23 family metallopeptidase, with amino-acid sequence MKSTTSSIAVSFLCASTALFSGAATADVFPLKSDDLGLTHRYKTSDHATGANQGLGKDIIAMRPVGNDKWSHLVADGADKTVNANHLIYGRKVYAMVSGTVVNCWRNAPDNARAGTKDPDVVSHLIGVGGNHMVIKTADGVFVKHSHLVPGTMPSALCPHNKTRFDKPSGSTLPPEAAVVNGAKITKGQFLGLAGNSGNSSMPHLHVHMFKDNAPYQMKFEHGQTTPFTDGTASLNGPWTLLNGSALPTGPILIWAPRSTGYWTVNDIPAARFQGWFNHMKDSGQMPESLACTAGGAIYNTQWVPSKGAWYARAGMNATEMANLTNTLAAQGFYQYKWWYCDAVRSAIWRK; translated from the coding sequence ATGAAATCGACAACTTCCAGCATCGCCGTGTCATTCCTGTGCGCGAGCACAGCATTGTTTTCCGGCGCCGCCACGGCCGACGTATTCCCGCTCAAAAGCGACGACCTGGGCCTGACCCACCGCTACAAGACCAGCGACCATGCCACCGGTGCCAACCAGGGCCTGGGCAAGGACATCATTGCCATGCGCCCCGTCGGCAACGACAAGTGGAGCCACCTGGTCGCGGACGGCGCCGACAAGACGGTCAATGCCAACCACCTGATCTACGGGCGCAAGGTGTATGCGATGGTGTCCGGCACCGTCGTCAATTGCTGGCGCAACGCGCCCGACAATGCGCGCGCAGGCACCAAGGATCCTGACGTGGTCAGCCACCTGATCGGCGTGGGCGGCAACCACATGGTCATCAAGACCGCCGATGGCGTGTTCGTCAAGCACTCGCACCTCGTGCCGGGCACCATGCCTTCCGCACTGTGCCCGCACAACAAGACACGTTTCGACAAGCCCAGCGGGAGCACCCTGCCTCCGGAAGCCGCTGTGGTAAATGGCGCCAAGATTACCAAGGGACAGTTCCTGGGACTGGCCGGCAACAGCGGCAACTCGAGCATGCCGCACCTGCACGTGCACATGTTCAAGGACAATGCACCATATCAAATGAAGTTTGAACACGGTCAAACGACTCCATTTACCGACGGCACCGCCTCCTTGAACGGACCATGGACGCTGTTAAACGGGAGTGCGCTTCCTACCGGTCCGATTCTGATCTGGGCGCCCCGGTCGACTGGCTACTGGACCGTCAACGATATCCCCGCTGCGCGCTTCCAGGGCTGGTTCAATCACATGAAGGATTCAGGCCAGATGCCGGAAAGCCTGGCCTGCACGGCGGGCGGCGCCATCTACAATACGCAGTGGGTGCCGTCCAAGGGCGCCTGGTACGCAAGGGCGGGCATGAACGCGACAGAAATGGCAAACCTGACCAATACGCTGGCGGCGCAGGGCTTCTACCAGTACAAGTGGTGGTATTGCGACGCCGTGCGCTCTGCCATCTGGCGGAAGTAA
- a CDS encoding LysR family transcriptional regulator, with amino-acid sequence MNHDLEGLNVFLHVAQLRSFRKAGQQLGVSASAVSHAMGKLEDQLGLRLLNRTTRSVSPTPAGARLLAALAPALAGIDMALDSLNEERTQLRGRVRINVPRPAAWLVIAPRLAEWAHLHPQLELEVVSSDAVVDIVAEGFDAGIRFGELLQQDMVAVPVGEPVRFAVCAAPGYVAAHGTPATPQDLLAHQCIGLRFPSGARYRWEFRHGNEPVTVATGGTLLLDDMACIVQAAIDGAGICYTYEHLAAPHVAAGRLQFLLQDCMPPAERFYLYFPGGRNMPAGLRALVDFLKDG; translated from the coding sequence ATGAACCATGATCTTGAAGGGTTGAATGTGTTCCTGCACGTGGCGCAACTGCGCAGCTTTCGCAAAGCGGGGCAGCAGCTGGGCGTGTCCGCGTCGGCAGTCAGCCACGCCATGGGCAAGCTGGAAGACCAGCTTGGGCTCAGGCTGCTCAATCGGACCACGCGCAGCGTCAGCCCAACGCCGGCCGGCGCGCGCCTGCTGGCGGCACTGGCCCCGGCCCTGGCGGGCATCGACATGGCGCTGGACAGCTTGAACGAGGAGCGCACCCAACTGCGCGGCCGGGTCAGGATCAACGTGCCACGGCCAGCAGCCTGGCTCGTGATCGCTCCGCGACTGGCCGAGTGGGCGCACCTGCATCCGCAGCTGGAGCTGGAAGTGGTCAGCAGCGACGCGGTGGTCGATATCGTTGCCGAAGGGTTTGATGCGGGGATCCGCTTTGGCGAGTTGCTGCAGCAGGACATGGTGGCCGTACCGGTGGGCGAGCCGGTGCGCTTCGCCGTCTGCGCCGCGCCTGGCTATGTGGCAGCACATGGCACGCCTGCCACACCACAGGACCTGCTCGCGCACCAGTGCATTGGTTTGCGCTTTCCCAGCGGGGCGCGCTACCGCTGGGAATTCCGCCATGGCAACGAGCCTGTCACCGTGGCCACCGGCGGCACGCTGCTGCTCGACGACATGGCCTGCATCGTGCAGGCGGCCATCGATGGCGCCGGCATCTGCTACACCTACGAGCACCTTGCGGCGCCCCATGTGGCAGCGGGCCGCCTGCAGTTTTTGCTGCAGGACTGCATGCCTCCGGCCGAGCGCTTCTACCTGTATTTTCCAGGTGGGCGCAATATGCCGGCCGGCTTGCGCGCACTGGTCGATTTTCTCAAGGATGGATAA
- a CDS encoding Rrf2 family transcriptional regulator, which yields MRLTAYTDYSLRTLIFLAMHREQHVTIQDIADAHGIAKNHLTKVVHQLGTLGYIATTRGRNGGLRLGMEPEDINIGDVVRHTETDFHMASCFDDSSAGCMYSANCGLKGVLGSATAAFLAVLDAITLEQVVIKEERKQRGKAAPGKDPGVQDIAMHFKAPRKAA from the coding sequence ATGCGACTGACTGCCTACACCGACTATTCCCTGCGGACCCTGATCTTCCTGGCCATGCATCGCGAGCAGCACGTGACGATCCAGGACATCGCCGACGCCCATGGCATTGCCAAGAACCACCTGACCAAGGTGGTGCACCAGCTCGGCACGCTGGGCTACATTGCCACCACGCGCGGACGCAACGGCGGCCTGCGCCTGGGCATGGAACCGGAAGACATCAACATTGGCGACGTGGTGCGCCACACCGAAACCGACTTCCACATGGCGTCGTGCTTCGACGACAGCTCGGCCGGCTGTATGTATTCCGCTAACTGCGGGCTGAAGGGCGTGCTGGGCAGCGCCACGGCCGCCTTCCTGGCGGTGCTGGACGCGATCACGCTGGAACAGGTGGTCATCAAGGAAGAGCGCAAGCAGCGCGGCAAGGCGGCCCCGGGCAAGGATCCGGGCGTCCAGGACATCGCCATGCATTTCAAGGCGCCGCGCAAGGCTGCCTGA
- a CDS encoding redoxin family protein, with protein sequence MSATMKHLVRAAVTVGFMAAAAGAMANAELNKPAPAFAAVGADGKPVRLDAYKGKTVVLEWTNHECPYVKKHYESGNIPNLQKDAAGKGVVWLQVVSSAPGKQGNVDGATAQKLNASRKAAPAATVLDADGKIGKMYGAQTTPHMFIINPAGQLVYKGGIDSIATASKDDLAKAENYVTAALNAISAGKPVQKANTKPYGCSIKYG encoded by the coding sequence ATGTCGGCAACAATGAAGCACCTGGTAAGGGCAGCAGTCACGGTGGGTTTCATGGCCGCCGCAGCGGGCGCCATGGCAAACGCGGAATTGAACAAACCGGCGCCGGCATTTGCCGCGGTGGGGGCGGACGGCAAGCCGGTCAGGCTCGATGCCTACAAGGGCAAGACCGTGGTGCTGGAGTGGACCAATCACGAGTGCCCGTACGTGAAGAAGCACTACGAGAGCGGCAACATCCCCAACCTGCAAAAGGATGCTGCCGGCAAGGGCGTGGTCTGGCTGCAGGTAGTGTCGTCGGCACCGGGCAAGCAGGGCAATGTCGATGGCGCCACCGCGCAAAAGCTCAATGCCTCGCGCAAAGCAGCACCGGCCGCGACCGTGCTGGACGCGGACGGCAAGATCGGCAAGATGTATGGCGCGCAGACCACGCCGCACATGTTCATCATCAACCCGGCCGGCCAGCTGGTGTACAAGGGCGGCATCGACAGCATTGCCACCGCCAGCAAGGATGACCTGGCCAAGGCGGAAAACTATGTGACTGCCGCCTTGAATGCCATCAGCGCCGGCAAGCCGGTGCAAAAGGCCAACACCAAGCCGTACGGCTGCTCGATCAAGTACGGTTAA